A genome region from Vibrio tapetis subsp. tapetis includes the following:
- the hpf gene encoding ribosome hibernation-promoting factor, HPF/YfiA family: MKVNVQTHHVSINEDSRKDIESKFEKVSAHFPQLISCDIIVTKEHGQHEVEIFTNYEGVRVSAKSTNDVMYPAISAAFKKLETGLSNRKGQLKADLHAKPTSTKPEIASDIIQEMKLV; the protein is encoded by the coding sequence ATGAAAGTAAATGTTCAAACACACCACGTATCAATCAATGAAGACTCACGCAAAGATATTGAAAGTAAATTTGAAAAAGTCTCCGCTCACTTTCCACAACTGATCAGCTGCGACATCATCGTTACGAAAGAACATGGCCAACATGAAGTAGAAATTTTCACAAACTACGAAGGCGTTCGCGTATCAGCGAAATCAACAAACGATGTTATGTATCCAGCTATTTCAGCCGCATTCAAGAAACTAGAGACGGGCCTTAGCAATCGAAAAGGGCAACTGAAGGCAGACCTTCACGCCAAGCCGACCAGCACAAAACCGGAAATCGCTTCGGATATCATTCAAGAGATGAAGTTGGTGTAA
- the ycfP gene encoding alpha/beta hydrolase YcfP, with amino-acid sequence MIIYLHGFDSTSPGNHEKVLQLQFIDDDIRFVNYSTRHPKHDMQHLLKEVHKVIEQSDDPNPLICGVGLGGFWAERIGFLCGIKQVMFNPNLRPEINMQGRIDRPEEYEDIATKCVEKFRSKNSKQCLVILSENDAIHDNKAHASELEDYYDIIWDATQEHKFVKISQHLQAMKAFKQS; translated from the coding sequence ATGATTATATATTTACACGGCTTTGATTCAACAAGCCCAGGTAACCACGAAAAAGTACTGCAACTGCAATTTATCGATGATGATATTCGCTTTGTTAACTACAGTACTCGTCATCCTAAACACGATATGCAGCACCTGCTTAAGGAAGTCCATAAAGTTATTGAGCAAAGTGACGATCCAAATCCACTAATTTGTGGTGTTGGTTTGGGAGGCTTTTGGGCTGAACGAATAGGTTTTCTATGTGGGATTAAGCAAGTGATGTTTAACCCTAATTTACGTCCAGAAATTAACATGCAAGGCCGAATTGATAGGCCTGAAGAATATGAAGATATCGCGACGAAATGTGTCGAAAAATTCAGAAGTAAGAATAGCAAACAGTGTTTGGTTATTTTGTCTGAAAACGATGCCATTCACGACAACAAAGCTCATGCGAGTGAGTTAGAAGATTATTACGATATCATTTGGGATGCGACGCAAGAGCATAAGTTCGTGAAAATTTCCCAGCATTTACAAGCCATGAAAGCGTTCAAACAAAGCTAA
- a CDS encoding phosphotransferase → MDWDEALRLDDSLASLSEFFVMPPVAIELLAGGLSNRCWKLTDTQGRHYVWRPITTISTSFGVSRANEYVLLHALEHHPFAPRPILLNKSGLLVEWLEGQVMVGKIAPLELLTTLADVHRTQINDKPIQKFNLAEKVDLYWMQLENTTEEPYLEKLYRRFRQPPYVPNIRRSLCHFDLGDYNLIRTEKGVGVIDWEYAAVGDPCMDIAMTCSVAGLPIEESVKQYCKIRGIADEEAWVTSTLEWLPCTQMMGMLWYYLGYQLWGDESYLESAREMKQTLIEQTLT, encoded by the coding sequence ATGGATTGGGATGAAGCATTAAGGCTTGATGATTCATTGGCGTCACTGAGTGAGTTTTTTGTTATGCCTCCAGTCGCTATTGAGTTACTGGCGGGCGGGCTTAGTAATCGATGCTGGAAACTCACTGATACTCAAGGTCGTCACTATGTGTGGCGACCTATTACCACTATTTCTACCTCATTTGGTGTGTCTCGTGCTAATGAATACGTATTACTTCATGCATTAGAGCATCACCCTTTTGCACCAAGACCTATTCTATTAAATAAATCTGGCTTATTAGTCGAATGGCTAGAGGGGCAGGTGATGGTCGGGAAAATTGCCCCGCTTGAGCTGTTAACAACGCTTGCTGATGTTCATCGTACGCAAATCAATGACAAGCCCATCCAGAAATTCAACTTGGCTGAAAAAGTTGACCTATATTGGATGCAGCTTGAAAATACAACTGAAGAACCTTATTTAGAAAAGCTATATAGACGTTTTCGTCAGCCTCCCTATGTCCCAAACATACGCCGTTCGCTTTGCCATTTTGATCTGGGTGATTACAACCTTATTCGGACGGAAAAAGGCGTAGGAGTGATCGATTGGGAATACGCAGCGGTTGGTGATCCGTGCATGGATATTGCGATGACATGTTCAGTGGCGGGGTTACCGATTGAAGAGAGCGTTAAGCAGTACTGCAAGATCCGTGGCATAGCTGATGAAGAAGCGTGGGTTACGAGCACGTTAGAATGGCTGCCATGTACGCAGATGATGGGAATGTTGTGGTATTACCTGGGGTATCAGTTGTGGGGAGATGAAAGTTATCTAGAAAGTGCCCGAGAAATGAAACAAACTTTAATAGAACAAACTTTAACCTAG
- a CDS encoding PA4780 family RIO1-like protein kinase — MKIPKRIQPLVDDGLVDEVTSQLMSGKEASVYIVRCGDTIRCAKVYKEASQRSFKQAVAYREGRKVRNSRRARAMEKGSGFGRDQQEKVWQNAEVDALYKLAEAGVRVPVPYGCFDGVLLMELVTDDEGYVAPRLNDVTMSAEQAREDHLTMMTYVVKMLCAGLIHGDLSEFNVLVDEHGPVIIDLPQAVDASANNNAEWMLARDINNIRDYYAQYAPELAKTEYAKEMWALFEKGLLTPESELTGQFEESDIDADVETIMQEIDAARAEELGRRERLKEAKEGVDESKFNWADTE; from the coding sequence ATGAAAATACCAAAAAGAATACAGCCCTTAGTTGACGATGGTTTAGTCGACGAAGTGACCAGCCAATTAATGAGTGGCAAAGAGGCTTCAGTGTACATAGTACGCTGTGGCGATACGATCCGTTGTGCCAAAGTGTACAAAGAAGCGAGCCAGCGAAGCTTTAAACAAGCGGTGGCTTATCGAGAAGGCCGTAAGGTTCGAAATAGTCGTCGAGCCAGAGCGATGGAAAAAGGCTCTGGTTTTGGACGAGATCAACAAGAGAAAGTATGGCAAAACGCAGAAGTCGATGCGCTATACAAGCTTGCTGAAGCCGGCGTTAGAGTACCTGTACCCTATGGCTGCTTTGACGGCGTATTACTCATGGAGTTGGTCACAGACGACGAAGGCTACGTTGCACCAAGGCTAAACGATGTAACAATGTCTGCAGAGCAAGCCCGTGAAGATCACCTAACCATGATGACCTATGTCGTCAAGATGCTATGTGCGGGTCTCATTCATGGTGATTTGTCTGAGTTTAATGTCCTCGTTGATGAGCACGGCCCTGTGATCATTGACTTACCACAAGCCGTTGATGCTTCAGCCAACAATAATGCCGAGTGGATGCTTGCTCGTGATATTAATAATATCCGTGATTATTACGCCCAGTATGCGCCAGAGCTAGCCAAAACTGAGTACGCGAAGGAAATGTGGGCACTCTTTGAAAAAGGCCTACTGACACCGGAGAGCGAGCTTACGGGTCAATTTGAAGAAAGTGACATTGATGCAGACGTCGAGACCATTATGCAAGAAATTGACGCAGCCCGTGCCGAAGAGCTAGGCCGACGTGAACGCCTTAAAGAAGCAAAAGAAGGGGTCGACGAAAGCAAATTTAACTGGGCCGACACTGAGTAA
- a CDS encoding NAD(P)/FAD-dependent oxidoreductase, producing the protein MTRIIVVGGGAGGLELATKLGGTLGRKNRAKITLVDRKGSHLWKPLLHEVATGSLDEGVDALSYRAHAKNHSFDFQMGSLEGIDRDRKVIVLSELRDEHQELLIPQRELEYDILVMAIGSTSNDFNTPGVRDNCIFLDSPEQAHRFRTEMNNQFLKLHAKNGQGSVDIAIVGAGATGVELSAELHNAIKELRTYGFGDLDSSKLNVSLVEAGERILPALPPRISSAAHQELTKLGVNVRTATMVTQADSEGLTTKDGDKIPAQIMVWAAGIKAPDFIKDIAGLETNRINQLVVKNTLQTTRDDNIFVIGDLAQCTQADGSFVPPRAQAAHQMSSQAYKNIVAKMNGRELKPYEYKDHGSLVSLSRFSTVGSLMGNLTKGSMMVEGRIARVVYISLYRMHQMALHGMLKTALMMLVGRINRVLRPNLKLH; encoded by the coding sequence ATGACGCGCATTATTGTTGTAGGTGGCGGTGCCGGCGGTTTGGAACTAGCGACCAAATTAGGCGGTACGTTAGGGCGCAAGAATCGAGCTAAGATCACCTTAGTCGATCGTAAGGGCAGCCACTTATGGAAACCTTTGTTGCATGAAGTAGCAACGGGTTCATTGGATGAAGGTGTGGATGCTCTAAGCTATCGCGCGCACGCTAAGAATCACAGTTTTGACTTTCAAATGGGCAGCCTAGAGGGCATTGACCGTGATCGTAAAGTGATTGTCTTAAGTGAGTTACGTGATGAGCATCAAGAGCTTTTGATCCCACAACGCGAACTTGAATACGATATTCTAGTGATGGCGATTGGCTCAACTTCGAATGACTTCAATACTCCCGGTGTACGTGATAATTGTATTTTCCTCGACAGCCCAGAGCAAGCACACCGTTTCCGAACTGAAATGAACAACCAGTTCCTGAAACTGCACGCTAAGAATGGTCAAGGGAGTGTCGATATTGCGATTGTTGGCGCTGGTGCTACGGGCGTTGAGCTTTCAGCAGAACTCCATAATGCGATTAAAGAGCTGCGTACCTACGGTTTTGGTGACTTGGACTCAAGTAAGCTAAACGTTAGTTTAGTTGAAGCGGGTGAGCGTATTTTGCCTGCGTTGCCACCACGAATTTCGTCAGCTGCGCATCAAGAACTGACCAAGCTCGGCGTGAACGTTCGCACTGCGACTATGGTTACTCAAGCTGACAGTGAAGGCTTGACGACGAAAGACGGTGATAAAATCCCAGCACAAATTATGGTGTGGGCGGCGGGCATTAAAGCGCCAGATTTTATTAAAGACATTGCTGGCCTTGAAACGAACCGTATCAATCAGTTGGTTGTGAAAAATACATTGCAAACCACTCGTGATGACAACATTTTTGTTATTGGTGATTTGGCTCAGTGTACCCAAGCGGATGGTTCTTTTGTTCCACCTCGAGCTCAAGCAGCGCACCAAATGTCTAGCCAAGCTTATAAAAATATCGTGGCTAAAATGAATGGTCGTGAATTAAAACCGTATGAATACAAAGATCATGGTTCGTTGGTTTCTCTTAGTCGTTTCTCTACCGTAGGTAGCTTGATGGGTAACTTAACGAAAGGCTCTATGATGGTTGAAGGGCGCATTGCTCGCGTAGTGTATATTTCACTCTATCGTATGCACCAGATGGCGCTTCATGGTATGTTGAAAACGGCGTTGATGATGTTAGTTGGAAGAATTAACCGCGTATTACGCCCTAATTTGAAACTGCATTAA
- a CDS encoding YcfL family protein — protein MKKIWIVALSVLAVMGCAENTAGLSVDGQSQRVIFNDSVLGGQIDIEQIDTDEVNGHARAIVMLTSKSSGNQNIQYRFYWYDDKGLEVNTKLSPWKQKIVRGHETISISEVSVNPNATNYRVQIRKAD, from the coding sequence ATGAAGAAAATCTGGATTGTAGCGCTATCTGTATTGGCTGTAATGGGCTGTGCAGAAAACACAGCAGGGCTCAGTGTGGATGGTCAATCTCAACGAGTCATCTTTAACGACAGTGTGCTGGGCGGACAAATAGATATTGAACAAATCGATACCGATGAAGTCAATGGTCATGCTCGCGCTATTGTGATGCTAACCAGTAAATCGTCTGGCAATCAAAATATTCAATATCGCTTTTATTGGTATGACGATAAGGGTTTAGAAGTAAACACTAAACTTAGCCCATGGAAACAGAAAATTGTTCGTGGCCATGAAACCATCTCTATTTCAGAAGTATCGGTGAATCCGAACGCAACGAATTACCGCGTTCAGATCCGTAAAGCAGATTAA
- the mfd gene encoding transcription-repair coupling factor, with amino-acid sequence MPKSSLLSLALPTKAGDKKHVGNLTGASLSIAVAELADAHKGHTLLVVPDPQMALKLSGEVEQFTEQDVQLFPDWETLPYDNFSPHQDIISDRIAHLYRLPSQKNGITVVPISTLLQKQSPRDFLLQHTLMVKAGDRYNIETLRIQLDKSGYRNVDQVFGPGEYASRGSIIDLYPTGSTDPYRIDFFDDEIDSIRTFDAESQRSIEDIGHIRLLPAHEFPTTETAIEAFRSRWRQRFEARREPESVYMQVSKGTWPSGIEYWQPLFFDETETLFDYIADNTLLISIGDLEPSIDHFLADVDHRFEQRKVDPLRPLLPPEELWLKKDELFSQLKVMPQARLNVKKIEEKAGRSNPAIAPLPALHAQHQNKEPLAALRQFIEQFEGKIVFSVESEGRREALLELLQGIKLKPTATDSLTKASKGKARVSLILGVAEHGFIHRDPNIALICESDLLGDRVIQRRKKDRKAVNSDTVIRHLAELKPGQPVVHLDHGIGRYIGLQTLEAGGLVTEYVTLEYQNEAKLYVPVASLNLISRYSGGAEDKAPIHKLGGETWVKARRKAAEKVRDVAAELLDVYAKRELKPGHKFKLDRGQYATFKSSFPFEETDDQAMAINAVMSDMCQAKAMDRLVCGDVGFGKTEVAMRAAFIATDNNKQVAVLVPTTLLAQQHFENFRDRFANLPIRVEVLSRFKSAKEQKQILADLSEGKVDIIIGTHKLLQDDIKFRDLGLLVVDEEHRFGVRQKEKVKAMRADVDILTLTATPIPRTLNMAMSGMRDLSIIATPPARRLAIKTFVRESEDSVVREAILREIMRGGQVYFLHNQVETIEKVAADLEKLIPEARVTVAHGQMRERELERVMNDFYHQRFNLLVCTTIIETGIDVPTANTIIMDRADNLGLAQLHQLRGRVGRSHHQAYAYLLTPHPKAMSKDAIKRLDAIASLEDLGAGFTLATHDLEIRGAGELLGDDQSGQIHSVGFTLYMEMLEQAVEALKEGKEPSLDELLRDQTEVELRLPALLPDDYIPDVNMRLSMYKRIASVSNLNELAEMKVELIDRFGPLPDATKNLLSVSEIKLQAGQLHVKKLEAHPKGGFVEFYPTADINPAYLVKLLQSTPQKFGMEGPTKLKFTVPLTDRRERIRFINDLLEQFAQNRLPA; translated from the coding sequence ATGCCTAAATCCTCATTACTCTCTCTCGCTTTACCGACCAAAGCGGGTGATAAAAAACACGTCGGAAACCTAACCGGTGCTTCATTATCCATCGCTGTTGCCGAGCTTGCAGACGCACACAAAGGCCATACGCTTTTGGTTGTCCCTGATCCGCAAATGGCTCTAAAACTCTCTGGCGAAGTAGAACAATTTACAGAACAAGATGTTCAATTGTTCCCTGATTGGGAAACCTTGCCATACGATAATTTCTCGCCACACCAAGACATTATCTCGGATCGAATCGCACATTTATACCGATTGCCTAGCCAGAAAAATGGCATCACGGTTGTACCCATCAGCACCTTGCTGCAAAAGCAGTCTCCGCGAGACTTCTTATTGCAACATACCTTAATGGTAAAAGCAGGCGATCGATACAACATAGAAACACTGCGAATTCAATTAGACAAATCCGGTTATCGCAATGTAGACCAAGTGTTTGGTCCGGGCGAATACGCAAGCCGTGGTTCGATCATCGATCTGTACCCAACCGGCAGCACAGACCCCTACCGGATCGACTTTTTCGATGATGAAATCGATTCAATTCGAACCTTTGATGCGGAATCTCAACGTTCCATTGAAGATATTGGCCACATTCGCCTACTGCCTGCTCACGAGTTCCCAACGACAGAAACAGCCATTGAAGCTTTCCGTAGCCGTTGGCGTCAACGTTTTGAAGCCAGACGCGAGCCCGAATCTGTTTACATGCAAGTCAGCAAAGGCACCTGGCCGTCAGGAATAGAATATTGGCAACCGCTGTTTTTTGACGAAACAGAAACCCTATTTGACTATATCGCCGACAACACACTGCTGATTTCAATTGGTGACCTAGAGCCAAGCATCGATCACTTCTTAGCCGATGTCGATCACCGTTTTGAACAACGTAAAGTCGACCCACTGCGCCCTCTTTTACCACCAGAAGAATTGTGGCTAAAAAAGGATGAGTTGTTTAGTCAACTCAAAGTCATGCCGCAAGCTCGACTTAACGTTAAAAAAATAGAAGAAAAAGCCGGTCGTTCTAACCCTGCTATCGCGCCTTTACCCGCATTACACGCACAACATCAAAATAAAGAACCGCTTGCCGCATTGCGTCAATTCATTGAACAATTTGAAGGTAAGATCGTCTTTTCAGTTGAGTCTGAAGGCCGACGTGAAGCCCTTCTTGAGCTACTACAAGGCATCAAATTAAAACCAACCGCTACCGATAGCCTAACGAAAGCGAGTAAAGGCAAAGCCCGGGTTTCATTAATTCTTGGTGTCGCTGAACACGGGTTTATCCACAGAGATCCTAACATTGCGCTTATCTGCGAAAGCGATCTATTAGGCGATCGCGTTATTCAACGCCGTAAAAAAGACCGTAAAGCCGTTAATAGTGACACGGTTATCCGCCATTTAGCCGAATTGAAGCCAGGCCAACCCGTTGTACATCTCGATCATGGTATTGGCCGATACATCGGCCTTCAAACACTAGAAGCCGGCGGTCTTGTTACAGAATACGTTACTCTTGAGTACCAAAACGAAGCCAAACTATACGTACCCGTTGCCTCATTAAATCTAATTAGCCGCTATTCAGGTGGCGCGGAAGACAAAGCACCGATTCACAAACTTGGCGGCGAAACTTGGGTTAAAGCTCGTAGAAAAGCGGCAGAAAAAGTGCGTGATGTGGCAGCAGAATTACTCGATGTGTACGCTAAACGTGAGCTAAAACCCGGTCATAAATTCAAACTCGACCGTGGGCAATATGCCACGTTCAAATCTAGCTTTCCGTTTGAAGAAACGGACGATCAAGCCATGGCCATCAATGCAGTAATGTCTGACATGTGCCAAGCCAAAGCCATGGACCGCCTTGTATGTGGTGATGTAGGTTTCGGTAAAACAGAAGTCGCCATGCGAGCGGCTTTCATCGCCACCGACAACAATAAACAAGTCGCGGTATTGGTACCCACAACCTTGCTGGCACAACAACACTTTGAGAACTTTCGAGACCGTTTCGCCAACCTTCCTATACGGGTAGAGGTTTTATCTCGATTTAAGTCAGCTAAGGAACAAAAGCAAATTCTAGCCGACCTCTCAGAGGGCAAGGTCGACATCATTATTGGCACGCACAAATTACTTCAAGACGATATCAAGTTCCGAGACCTTGGCTTGCTCGTCGTGGATGAAGAACACCGGTTCGGTGTGCGCCAAAAAGAAAAAGTCAAAGCCATGCGAGCAGACGTAGACATTCTAACGCTGACCGCAACGCCCATTCCGCGTACGCTAAACATGGCCATGAGCGGCATGCGTGATTTGTCCATTATCGCAACACCACCAGCTCGCCGTTTAGCGATAAAAACCTTTGTGCGTGAAAGTGAAGACAGCGTAGTGCGTGAGGCAATTTTGCGAGAAATTATGCGTGGTGGCCAAGTTTACTTCCTTCATAACCAAGTTGAAACGATTGAAAAAGTCGCTGCCGATTTGGAAAAGCTGATCCCAGAAGCTCGTGTTACCGTCGCACACGGACAAATGAGAGAGCGTGAGCTTGAACGAGTGATGAACGACTTTTACCACCAAAGATTCAACCTCTTGGTGTGTACTACCATCATAGAAACTGGTATCGATGTCCCAACCGCCAACACCATTATCATGGACAGAGCCGATAACCTTGGTTTGGCTCAGTTGCACCAACTACGAGGCCGTGTTGGTCGCTCTCATCACCAAGCTTATGCATACTTACTGACTCCTCATCCAAAAGCCATGAGCAAAGATGCAATCAAACGCCTTGATGCCATTGCGTCATTGGAAGATCTTGGTGCTGGTTTTACACTCGCAACCCACGATTTAGAAATTCGTGGCGCAGGTGAATTACTTGGTGATGATCAAAGTGGCCAAATCCACTCCGTTGGCTTTACACTTTATATGGAAATGCTCGAACAGGCCGTCGAAGCACTTAAAGAAGGTAAAGAGCCTTCCTTAGATGAGCTACTAAGGGACCAAACAGAAGTAGAGCTTCGATTACCAGCCTTACTGCCAGATGATTACATTCCAGATGTAAACATGCGGCTGTCTATGTATAAACGTATCGCCTCTGTTAGTAACTTAAATGAACTGGCTGAGATGAAGGTTGAACTGATTGACCGCTTTGGGCCGCTCCCAGATGCAACCAAGAACCTGCTTTCTGTTAGCGAAATTAAACTCCAAGCCGGACAACTTCATGTTAAAAAGCTAGAAGCCCATCCAAAAGGCGGTTTTGTTGAATTTTATCCAACGGCTGACATAAACCCTGCGTATCTTGTTAAATTGCTGCAATCAACGCCGCAAAAGTTTGGCATGGAAGGTCCAACTAAGCTGAAGTTTACGGTACCATTAACCGATAGACGAGAACGCATTCGCTTTATCAACGATTTATTAGAGCAATTTGCTCAAAACCGATTACCTGCATAG
- a CDS encoding peptidoglycan binding protein CsiV, giving the protein MNKLIPILLFFVSFQSFAQRQFDIEVIIFKRSVNPEQVHESWPNHAEGINAGNAISFQNSLAMEKRGAKLLPASQYKLNKQYQALNKHAAFKPMIHVAWRQGDQGRRAAPVFHIQAGKDFSRDFDEAGNARVDTSTVDGMSEDIKEQTIHSPIYELDGKLQVYVQHYLFAELDVDIKAPSIREVSFESQELDLENDEQNANANIQVGNLESVSPTLQVEEYLKSYRMDQKRRMRSTETHYLDHPLMGMIIQVRRVPQA; this is encoded by the coding sequence ATGAACAAACTGATCCCTATTCTGCTATTTTTTGTTTCATTTCAATCTTTTGCTCAAAGGCAATTCGATATTGAAGTCATTATCTTTAAAAGATCAGTGAACCCAGAACAAGTACATGAATCTTGGCCAAATCATGCTGAGGGCATCAATGCGGGCAATGCTATCTCCTTTCAAAACAGCTTAGCTATGGAAAAAAGGGGAGCCAAGCTGTTGCCTGCATCTCAATACAAATTAAACAAACAGTATCAAGCATTGAATAAACATGCCGCTTTTAAGCCGATGATTCATGTTGCTTGGAGGCAAGGTGATCAAGGCAGAAGAGCCGCTCCGGTTTTTCACATTCAAGCAGGTAAAGATTTCTCTCGTGACTTCGATGAGGCGGGCAACGCTCGAGTTGACACCAGCACGGTTGACGGCATGAGTGAAGATATCAAAGAGCAAACGATTCATAGCCCAATCTACGAGCTCGACGGCAAGCTTCAAGTTTATGTACAGCATTACTTATTTGCAGAATTGGACGTTGATATTAAGGCGCCAAGCATTCGTGAAGTTTCGTTTGAATCTCAAGAGCTTGATCTAGAAAATGACGAACAAAACGCCAACGCCAATATCCAAGTAGGCAACTTAGAATCAGTGTCTCCTACCCTACAGGTAGAAGAGTATCTTAAAAGCTACCGTATGGACCAAAAACGTCGTATGCGCAGTACAGAAACTCACTATTTAGATCATCCTCTGATGGGCATGATCATCCAAGTACGTCGAGTACCTCAAGCTTAA
- a CDS encoding GNAT family N-acetyltransferase, which yields MHISVDDSIHTARLELRLINNDHLNEFCELVCHSKSLHQWVDWCHPAFTQQDGYDFLIANRINWLKSLSYGFGVFFKDSDELVGMVALTERYYSFNMGTIGYWLGDAHQGKGYAGEALIGLCSFCFEEIGLTRLEIVCDTDNIASHTVARKIGAIEEGLARNRFIHADQVKDGLVFSLIPSDLT from the coding sequence ATGCATATATCAGTAGATGACAGCATCCATACCGCTAGGCTTGAATTACGCCTCATCAATAATGACCATCTCAACGAATTTTGTGAGCTAGTTTGCCACTCGAAATCACTACATCAGTGGGTTGATTGGTGTCATCCTGCGTTTACTCAACAAGATGGCTACGACTTTCTTATCGCAAATAGAATCAATTGGCTGAAGAGCCTATCTTATGGGTTTGGGGTCTTTTTTAAAGACAGCGATGAACTCGTAGGCATGGTCGCGTTAACAGAGCGCTACTACTCCTTTAATATGGGAACAATCGGTTATTGGTTGGGTGATGCTCACCAAGGCAAAGGATACGCCGGCGAAGCTTTAATAGGCCTATGTTCGTTCTGTTTTGAAGAGATAGGCTTGACTCGATTAGAGATCGTTTGCGATACCGATAACATCGCCAGCCACACGGTTGCAAGGAAAATTGGCGCGATAGAAGAAGGACTCGCACGAAATCGTTTTATTCATGCTGACCAAGTAAAAGATGGTTTAGTGTTTTCTTTGATTCCAAGTGACTTAACTTGA
- the lpoB gene encoding penicillin-binding protein activator LpoB, translating into MNKSIIALLGLAVVLGGCSNQVSYGDAQAVETTTIDFGSTDLQTIAGQMVDSMMMSGSVAAITRESRPIVFVERIKNKTSEHIDTESITDSISTKMLNSGKFRFVDMDRVESVREQLNFQNDDELVNQSSAIQFGKMVGAQYMLYGNLSSIVKNEGSDQDVYYKMTMRLMDLESGLIEWADETEIRKQKSKSFLGL; encoded by the coding sequence ATGAATAAAAGTATCATTGCATTACTTGGGCTTGCAGTTGTTTTAGGTGGTTGTTCTAACCAAGTATCGTATGGTGATGCTCAAGCAGTAGAAACCACAACGATTGACTTTGGTTCTACTGATTTACAAACCATTGCTGGCCAAATGGTCGACAGCATGATGATGTCTGGTTCAGTCGCGGCAATCACTCGTGAAAGCCGTCCTATCGTATTTGTTGAGCGTATCAAGAACAAAACCAGCGAACACATCGATACTGAATCAATTACAGATTCAATCAGCACCAAAATGCTGAACTCTGGTAAGTTCCGCTTTGTTGACATGGATCGTGTTGAATCAGTACGTGAGCAACTTAACTTCCAAAACGATGATGAGCTAGTAAATCAAAGCAGCGCGATCCAATTTGGTAAGATGGTTGGTGCTCAGTACATGCTTTACGGCAACCTATCTAGCATCGTGAAAAACGAAGGCAGCGACCAGGATGTATACTACAAAATGACGATGCGTCTAATGGATCTTGAGTCTGGCTTGATTGAATGGGCTGACGAAACGGAAATCCGTAAGCAAAAGTCTAAAAGCTTCCTAGGTCTATAA